A region from the Cygnus olor isolate bCygOlo1 chromosome 24, bCygOlo1.pri.v2, whole genome shotgun sequence genome encodes:
- the FRS3 gene encoding fibroblast growth factor receptor substrate 3, translating into MGSCCSCLCRDSIPDNHPSKFKVTNVDDEGNELGSGIMELTQTELILHTHKRDAVRWPYLCLRRYGYDSNLFSFESGRRCQTGQGIFAFKCSRAEEIFNLLQDLMQCNSINVVEEPVVITRNSHPTERELSRTPQAPSSLGYTVPGFPNGFHSFSGEPLSYSAARHPSVSSLRHSSVGEDSTHALIGPDEQSHTYVNTANGDQEPRGRHCMHSLPEAHPPFPHRNRSCSLEDRNPQVFLQPGEVKFVLGPTPNYRRISRYPQECRTHFCAPNNNNNECEGECPSPQCVYENVNGLLPPGSSSLCRAGRLKVPREDAGPAGCSQRRAALLHYENLPSLPPVWECQPLRRGEEDAGDVLTPSPNGYPEAGEEDPLQNYMNSESTALHGGSSLRRGGFLPKPRRGCVPNVFSFDFPRPRLEQPRQLNYIQVELEAEPRKGHAKPPAPCAAPPGAHEARRTDSYAIIDLKKTAAMSNLQRALPRDDGTSRKTRHNSTDLPL; encoded by the exons atggggagctgctgcagttgTCTGTGCAGAGACAGCATCCCAGACAACCACCCCAGCAAATTTAAG GTAACGAACGTGGACGATGAAGGCAACGAGCTGGGATCTGGGATCATGGAGCTGACACAGACGGAGCTCATCTTGCACACTCACAAGCGGGATGCGGTCCGGTGGCCCTACCTCTGCCTGCGCCGCTACGGCTACGACTCCAACCTCTTCTCCTTCGAGAGCGGCCGCCGCTGCCAGACAGGGCAGG GGATTTTTGCCTTCAAGTGTTCCAGAGCGGAGGAGATCTTTAACCTGCTCCAGGACCTGATGCAGTGTAACAGCATCAACGTCGTGGAGGAGCCGGTTGTCATCACCAGGAACAGTCACCCCACGGAGCGGGAGCTCTCCCGGACCCCCCAGGCACCCAGCA GTCTGGGGTACACTGTCCCAGGATTTCCCAATGgatttcacagcttctctggagaACCCCTGTCCTACTCGGCAGCCCGCCACCCCTCCGTGAGCAGCCTGAGGCATTCCTCCGTGGGTGAAGACTCCACTCATGCCCTCATTGGGCCTGACGAGCAG TCCCACACCTACGTGAACACGGCCAATGGTGATCAGGAGCCGAGGGGCCGACACTGTATGCACTCCTTGCCTGAAGCCCACCCTCCTTTCCCTCATAGGAACCGCAGCTGCTCCCTCGAAGATCGCAACCCCCAGGTCTTTCTGCAGCCGGGGGAGGTGAAATTCGTGTTGGGCCCCACGCCCAACTACAGGCGCATCTCTCGGTACCCCCAGGAGTGCAGGACCCACTTCTGCGcccccaacaacaacaacaacgagTGCGAGGGTGAGTGCCCCTCGCCCCAGTGCGTCTACGAAAACGTCAACGGCTTGCTGCCCCCCGGCAGCTCGTCCCTCTGCCGGGCCGGGCGCTTGAAAGTCCCCCGGGAGGACGCGGGCCCAGCCGGCTGCTCCCAGCGCAGGGCAGCCTTGCTGCACTACGAGAACTTGCCCTCGCTGCCTCCGGTGTGGGAGTGCCAGCCGCTCCGGCGGGGCGAGGAGGACGCTGGGGACGTGCTGACGCCTTCCCCCAACGGCTACCCCGAGGCTGGCGAAGAGGATCCCCTGCAGAACTACATGAACTCGGAGAGCACCGCGCTGCACGGGGGCAGCAGCCTGCGGCGCGGCGGCTTCCTGCCCAAACCCCGTCGGGGCTGCGTGCCCAACGTCTTCAGCTTCGATttcccccggccccggctggAGCAGCCGCGGCAGCTCAACTACATCCAGGTGGAGCTGGAGGCTGAGCCTCGCAAGGGGCACGCGaagcccccggccccctgcgCTGCACCTCCTGGTGCCCACGAAGCCCGCCGGACGGACTCCTACGCCATCATTGACCTCAAAAAGACAGCAGCCATGTCCAATTTGCAAAGGGCCCTGCCGAGGGATGACGGGACTTCGCGGAAAACTCGACATAACAGCACTGACCTGCCTCTGTGA
- the PGC gene encoding LOW QUALITY PROTEIN: gastricsin (The sequence of the model RefSeq protein was modified relative to this genomic sequence to represent the inferred CDS: deleted 1 base in 1 codon), with the protein MKWLLLALVCLHLSEGLLRIPLKKGKSIREAMKEKGVLHEYLQKHRYHDPAYKFFSSFSSIYEPLSNSMDMSYYGEISIGTPPQNFLVLFDTGSSNLWVSSTLCQSQACTNHNLFNPNQSSTFSTQDEYFSLQYGTGSLTGIFGYDTVTIQGLSVTNQEFGLSETEPGTNFVYSPFDGILGLAFPSLSAGGATTVMQGMLQQNLLNSPIFSFYLSGQEGSQGGELVFGGVDPNLYTGQITWTPVTQTSYWQIGIEDFSIGGQSSGWCSQGCQGIVDTGTSLLTVPTQVFTQLMQYIGAQADGNGQYVASCSNIGSMPTLTFVISGTSFPLPPSAYMLQSNSGYCTVGIESTYLPSQNGQPLWILGDVFLRSYYSIYDMGNNQVGFATAA; encoded by the exons ATGAAGTGGCTGCTCCTTGCTCTGGTGTGCCTGCACCTCTCCGAGGGGCTGCTGAG GATTCCTCTGAAGAAAGGCAAGTCCATACGGGAAGCCATGAAGGAGAAGGGCGTGCTCCACGAGTACCTGCAGAAGCACCGCTACCACGACCCTGCCTACAAgttcttcagcagcttctccagcaTCTACGAGCCCCTGTCCAACAGCATGGAT ATGTCCTACTACGGGGAGATCAGCATTGGGACC CCCCCACAGAACTTCCTGGTGCTCTTCGACACCGGCTCCTCCAACCTCTGGGTGTCCTCCACCCTGTGCCAGAGCCAGGCCTGCA CCAACCACAACCTGTTCAACCCCAACCAGTCCTCCACGTTTTCAACCCAGGACGAGTACTTCTCCCTGCAGTACGGAACGGGCAGCCTCACCGGCATCTTCGGCTACGACACGGTCACA ATCCAAGGCCTCTCCGTCACCAACCAGGAGTTCGGCCTGAGTGAGACCGAGCCTGGCACCAACTTTGTGTACTCCCCGTTCGATGGCATCCTGGGGctggccttcccttccctttctgccGGTGGTGCCACCACGGTGATGCAGGGCATGCTGCAGCAAAACCTGCTGAATTCCCCCATCTTCAGCTTCTACCTGAGCGG gcaggagggcagccaaGGCGGAGAGCTCGTCTTCGGAGGCGTCGACCCCAACCTGTACACGGGGCAGATCACCTGGACCCCCGTCACCCAGACCAGCTACTGGCAGATCGGGATCGAAGa cttctccatCGGTGGGCAGAGCAGCGGCTGGTGTAGCCAGGGCTGCCAGGGAATCGTCGACACGGGAACCTCCCTCCTCACCGTCCCCACTCAAGTCTTCACCCAGCTGATGCAGTACATCGGAGCTCAGGCTGACGGCAACGGCCAG TACGTGGCGAGCTGCAGCAACATCGGGAGCATGCCCACCCTCACCTTTGTCATCAGTGGCACCAGcttccccctgcctccctccgcCTACATGCTCCAG AGCAACAGCGGCTACTGCACCGTCGGGATCGAATCCACCTACCTGCCCTCCCAGAACGGGCAGCCGCTGTGGATCCTCGGCGACGTCTTCCTGAGGTCCTACTACTCCATCTACGACATGGGCAACAACCAAGTGGGCTTCGCCACTGCTGCGTGA
- the LOC121059359 gene encoding pepsin B-like isoform X2, with the protein MPRAQQCRIKLKKCKSAREAMREAGVLENYLKKMKHDPARRHQFKHEYAVYEPMASHLDSSYFGEISIGTPPQNFLVLFDTGSSDFWVPSTLCQTPACRNHAKFNPRASSTFINNSQTYSLSYGSGSLMVMLGYDTLQIQSIKVRNQEFGLSKNEPSQPFYYAQFDGILGMAYPSLAVGGTPTVLQGMLQQNQLTQPIFSFYFSRHPTYNYGGELILGGVDRRLFTGEIVWAPVTQELYWQVAINKFAIGHSARGWCSQGCQAIVDTGTFLLTVPQQYMNSFLQAVGAQETSYGYAVDCSQVHNLPTITFVINGTSFPLYPSAYILNSNGYCTVGIEATYLPSQNRQPLWILGDVFLKEYYTVFDMANNRVGFAPSAKRRGQ; encoded by the exons ATGCCCCGTGCTCAGCAGTGCAG GAtcaaactgaagaaatgcaaGTCCGCACGGGAGGCGATGAGGGAGGCGGGTGTGTTGGAGAACtacctgaagaaaatgaagcacgACCCAGCCAGGAGACACCAATTCAAGCACGAATACGCTGTGTACGAGCCGATGGCCAGCCATCTGGAT TCGTCCTACTTCGGGGAGATCAGCATTGGGACCCCCCCGCAGAACTTCCTGGTGCTCTTCGACACCGGCTCCTCCGACTTCTGGGTGCCCTCCACCCTGTGCCAGACGCCGGCTTGCA GAAATCACGCCAAGTTCAACCCCCGTGCCTCCTCCACCTTCATCAACAACAGCCAGACCTACAGCCTGTCCTATGGCAGCGGCTCGCTGATGGTGATGCTGGGCTACGACACGCTGCAg ATCCAGAGCATCAAGGTCAGAAACCAGGAGTTCGGGCTGAGCAAGAACGAGCCCTCCCAGCCTTTCTACTACGCCCAATTCGACGGGATCCTGGGCATGGCTTACCCCTCGCTGGCCGTGGGAGGGACGCCCACCGTGCTGCAGGGCATGCTGCAGCAGAACCAGCTCACCCAGCCCATCTTCAGCTTCTACTTCTCCCG CCACCCCACCTACAACTACGGGGGGGAGCTCATTCTCGGAGGAGTGGACAGGAGGCTGTTCACCGGCGAGATCGTGTGGGCGCCGGTGACCCAGGAGCTGTACTGGCAGGTGGCGATTAACAA gTTTGCCATCGGACATTCGGCCAGGGGCTGGTGTAGCCAGGGCTGCCAGGCCATCGTGGACACGGGGACGTTCCTGCTCACGGTGCCCCAGCAGTACATGAACAGCTTCCTGCAGGCCGTGGGCGCCCAGGAGACCAGCTACGGC TATGCCGTTGACTGCAGCCAGGTCCACAACTTGCCCACCATCACCTTCGTCATCAATGGCACGTCGTTCCCGCTGTACCCCTCTGCCTACATCCTCAAC AGCAATGGTTACTGCACCGTTGGGATCGAGGCTACCTACCTGCCCTCCCAGAACAGGCAGCCGCTCTGGATTTTGGGTGACGTCTTCCTCAAGGAGTATTACACCGTCTTCGACATGGCGAACAACCGCGTCGGCTTCGCCCCATCGGCAAAGAGGAGGGGGCAGTGA
- the LOC121059359 gene encoding pepsin B-like isoform X1 — protein MRGAVGASTMKWLILAMLCLQLSEGLVRIKLKKCKSAREAMREAGVLENYLKKMKHDPARRHQFKHEYAVYEPMASHLDSSYFGEISIGTPPQNFLVLFDTGSSDFWVPSTLCQTPACRNHAKFNPRASSTFINNSQTYSLSYGSGSLMVMLGYDTLQIQSIKVRNQEFGLSKNEPSQPFYYAQFDGILGMAYPSLAVGGTPTVLQGMLQQNQLTQPIFSFYFSRHPTYNYGGELILGGVDRRLFTGEIVWAPVTQELYWQVAINKFAIGHSARGWCSQGCQAIVDTGTFLLTVPQQYMNSFLQAVGAQETSYGYAVDCSQVHNLPTITFVINGTSFPLYPSAYILNSNGYCTVGIEATYLPSQNRQPLWILGDVFLKEYYTVFDMANNRVGFAPSAKRRGQ, from the exons ATGCGCGGAGCCGTGGGTGCCAGCACCATGAAGTGGCTCATCCTGGCCATGCTGTGCCTCCAGCTCTCAGAGGGGCTGGTGAG GAtcaaactgaagaaatgcaaGTCCGCACGGGAGGCGATGAGGGAGGCGGGTGTGTTGGAGAACtacctgaagaaaatgaagcacgACCCAGCCAGGAGACACCAATTCAAGCACGAATACGCTGTGTACGAGCCGATGGCCAGCCATCTGGAT TCGTCCTACTTCGGGGAGATCAGCATTGGGACCCCCCCGCAGAACTTCCTGGTGCTCTTCGACACCGGCTCCTCCGACTTCTGGGTGCCCTCCACCCTGTGCCAGACGCCGGCTTGCA GAAATCACGCCAAGTTCAACCCCCGTGCCTCCTCCACCTTCATCAACAACAGCCAGACCTACAGCCTGTCCTATGGCAGCGGCTCGCTGATGGTGATGCTGGGCTACGACACGCTGCAg ATCCAGAGCATCAAGGTCAGAAACCAGGAGTTCGGGCTGAGCAAGAACGAGCCCTCCCAGCCTTTCTACTACGCCCAATTCGACGGGATCCTGGGCATGGCTTACCCCTCGCTGGCCGTGGGAGGGACGCCCACCGTGCTGCAGGGCATGCTGCAGCAGAACCAGCTCACCCAGCCCATCTTCAGCTTCTACTTCTCCCG CCACCCCACCTACAACTACGGGGGGGAGCTCATTCTCGGAGGAGTGGACAGGAGGCTGTTCACCGGCGAGATCGTGTGGGCGCCGGTGACCCAGGAGCTGTACTGGCAGGTGGCGATTAACAA gTTTGCCATCGGACATTCGGCCAGGGGCTGGTGTAGCCAGGGCTGCCAGGCCATCGTGGACACGGGGACGTTCCTGCTCACGGTGCCCCAGCAGTACATGAACAGCTTCCTGCAGGCCGTGGGCGCCCAGGAGACCAGCTACGGC TATGCCGTTGACTGCAGCCAGGTCCACAACTTGCCCACCATCACCTTCGTCATCAATGGCACGTCGTTCCCGCTGTACCCCTCTGCCTACATCCTCAAC AGCAATGGTTACTGCACCGTTGGGATCGAGGCTACCTACCTGCCCTCCCAGAACAGGCAGCCGCTCTGGATTTTGGGTGACGTCTTCCTCAAGGAGTATTACACCGTCTTCGACATGGCGAACAACCGCGTCGGCTTCGCCCCATCGGCAAAGAGGAGGGGGCAGTGA